A region from the Colius striatus isolate bColStr4 chromosome 12, bColStr4.1.hap1, whole genome shotgun sequence genome encodes:
- the RBP2 gene encoding retinol-binding protein 2, protein MPADFNGTWEMETNENFEGYMVALGIDFATRKIAKHLKQTKEIIQDGNNFKTKTLSTFRNYDLDYTVGVEFEEHTKGLDNRVVQTLVTWDGDKLVCVQKGEKKNRGWKHWIEGDQLHLELTCEDQVCHQIFRKKK, encoded by the exons ATGCCTGCTGATTTCAATGGGACGTGGGAAATGGAAACCAATGAAAACTTTGAAGGCTACATGGTTGCTTTAg GTATCGATTTTGCAACACGTAAAATTGCAAAGCacttgaaacaaacaaaagagattATTCAagatggaaataattttaaaacaaaaacactgaGTACCTTCAGAAACTATGACCTGGATTACACTGTGGGAGTGGAGTTTGAAGAACATACCAAAGGATTGGATAACCGAGTGGTACAG ACACTAGTGACTTGGGATGGTGACAAACTGGTATGTGTTCagaaaggtgaaaagaaaaacaggggCTGGAAGCACTGGATTGAAGGAGACCAGCTGCATCTG GAGCTGACATGTGAAGACCAGGTGTGTCATCAGatatttaggaagaaaaagtaa